Within the Mycobacterium gordonae genome, the region CGCGGGATGCCGGCAGCGCCTTTGGCAGACTGTGGCTATGGCACAGATAACTTTGCGCGGAAATGCGATCAATACCGTCGGCGAGCTTCCCGCCGTCGGGTCTCCGGCTCCGGCCTTCACGATGACCGGCGCCGATCTGGGCCCCTTCAGCAGCGACCAGTTCGAGGGTAAGCCCGTGTTGCTGAACATCTTTCCCTCGATCGACACGCCGGTGTGCGCCGCCAGCGTGCGGACCTTCAACGAGCGCGTCGCAGACGGCGGCGCGTCGGTGGTGTGCGTGTCCAACGACCTGCCGTTCGCGCAGAAGCGGTTCTGCGGCACCGAAGGCATCGAGAACGTCGGCGTGGCATCGGCGTTCCGGGACAGCTTCGGCGAGGATTACGGCGTCACCATCGTCGACGGGCCGATGGCCGGCCTGCTGGCCAGGGCGGTCGTCGTGATCGGCGCCGACGGCAAGGTCGCGCATACCGAGCTGGTCCCCGAGATCGCCCAGGAGCCTGACTACGACGCGGCGATCGCCGCCCTGGGGTAGCTAGCTGTTGTGACCTGGGAGACCGGCAGGCACGACCACCGTGTCTGCCGCGCGCGGCGCAAGAGGAGGCTGCGCGCTGACGGGGCAACCGGCCAGCATGATGCCGCCCATCAAGGTCATCAAGAGGGCCAGCACTACGCGGATCGTGCGCACCCTGTTCCTGTCACTCATGGCTCGCTCCAAGGCCGGCGAAATATCGCAATGGCAGCGAGGTTAGCGCGCAAACGCTGCGGCGGGAAGTACCTGT harbors:
- the tpx gene encoding thiol peroxidase; this encodes MAQITLRGNAINTVGELPAVGSPAPAFTMTGADLGPFSSDQFEGKPVLLNIFPSIDTPVCAASVRTFNERVADGGASVVCVSNDLPFAQKRFCGTEGIENVGVASAFRDSFGEDYGVTIVDGPMAGLLARAVVVIGADGKVAHTELVPEIAQEPDYDAAIAALG